In Geotalea uraniireducens, one genomic interval encodes:
- a CDS encoding CAAX prenyl protease-related protein — MTASSSPAASRRLLGSPALPRILPFATLMLLIGVEELCRSLVTRGIIAIPGQWFLYFYLLRIAAAGAVLAICLGRCDEFRIRDLTRPRQSIASIFIGVVTFALWIVMDWRLPFQSPPTGFNPLLIDDPALRNVVILGRIFGATAVIPLIEELFWRSFLLRYLIDADFTAIPPGKLTAPAFIVATVLFGLEHHLIFAGMMAGAVYTLLFRFTGSIAQCVLAHAVTNLALGVYVLLRQAWHFW, encoded by the coding sequence ATGACCGCCTCTTCCTCCCCCGCTGCCAGCCGCCGGCTGCTGGGCTCACCAGCCCTGCCCCGGATTCTCCCCTTCGCAACACTGATGCTGCTGATCGGGGTGGAGGAACTCTGCCGTTCCCTGGTGACACGGGGCATAATCGCCATTCCCGGGCAATGGTTTCTTTACTTCTATCTGCTGCGCATCGCGGCGGCCGGCGCCGTTCTTGCTATTTGCCTGGGCCGCTGCGATGAGTTCAGGATTCGCGACCTGACACGTCCCCGGCAGTCAATCGCCAGTATCTTCATCGGCGTGGTTACATTCGCACTCTGGATCGTCATGGATTGGCGGCTGCCATTCCAGTCGCCCCCAACAGGCTTCAATCCCTTGCTGATCGACGATCCCGCACTCAGAAACGTGGTGATTCTTGGCAGGATATTCGGCGCGACGGCAGTCATTCCGCTTATTGAAGAGCTTTTCTGGCGCTCGTTCCTCCTCAGATACCTCATTGATGCCGACTTCACGGCTATACCACCAGGTAAACTCACCGCTCCGGCATTTATCGTGGCAACGGTGCTGTTTGGCCTGGAACACCACCTGATTTTTGCCGGGATGATGGCAGGAGCCGTCTATACGCTCCTGTTCAGGTTTACCGGAAGCATTGCCCAGTGCGTACTAGCCCACGCCGTTACTAATCTGGCGCTCGGAGTTTATGTCCTGCTCCGCCAGGCGTGGCATTTTTGGTAG
- a CDS encoding ATP-binding protein, which yields MTLYSFRVDDKLNLIAHEGDGAAFSELPLGVPYYEYYPRLGYKSVDAVAYAIEHGEPLSLAGYRLFCFHREKCTADIEIIPQFAGECRCCGAMIAVDIRSGCSVLGEMENAQALVDIGKISVTLAHGVRNPLNAIKGAVVYLKDKYGTDATFGEFAGIIDDEIHKLDNFITMFLSTSYLDARCEEIQLNDLLERVANLVTLQAQACQVLFKVEYGDLPVIRLDSFNIGHAILNVVNNALGAMESGGMLTLRSRREQDGEAEVAVVEIADTGPGIDYRGTKNIGGFPAAGCRKLGRGYGLFITGEIIRHHRGKLEIIGNPHGGTTVRIVLPVIPPGEMTQGE from the coding sequence ATGACACTCTACTCTTTTCGTGTTGATGACAAATTGAATCTCATCGCCCATGAAGGTGACGGAGCGGCGTTTTCCGAATTGCCTCTCGGCGTACCTTACTACGAGTACTACCCCCGCCTCGGTTATAAATCTGTCGATGCCGTGGCCTATGCCATCGAGCACGGCGAGCCGCTTTCCCTTGCCGGATACCGGTTGTTTTGTTTCCATCGGGAGAAGTGTACCGCGGACATCGAGATCATCCCTCAATTTGCCGGGGAATGCCGTTGCTGCGGTGCGATGATTGCAGTCGATATCCGTAGCGGGTGCTCCGTTCTCGGCGAAATGGAAAATGCCCAGGCGCTGGTGGATATTGGCAAGATTTCGGTTACGCTTGCCCATGGTGTCCGCAATCCGCTGAACGCCATCAAGGGGGCGGTGGTTTACCTCAAGGACAAGTACGGCACTGACGCGACGTTCGGTGAGTTTGCCGGGATCATCGATGATGAAATTCACAAGCTGGATAATTTCATCACCATGTTTCTCAGTACCTCGTATCTTGATGCCCGTTGCGAGGAGATTCAACTTAACGATCTTCTCGAGCGGGTGGCTAATCTTGTTACTCTGCAGGCGCAGGCGTGCCAGGTGCTGTTCAAGGTTGAGTACGGTGACTTGCCGGTCATCAGGCTCGATTCCTTCAACATCGGTCACGCGATTCTTAATGTCGTCAACAATGCACTTGGCGCCATGGAATCGGGGGGGATGCTGACCCTCCGTTCGAGACGGGAACAGGATGGCGAGGCCGAGGTCGCCGTTGTCGAGATTGCGGATACCGGCCCCGGAATCGACTATCGCGGCACGAAGAATATCGGCGGCTTTCCTGCTGCAGGCTGTCGGAAGCTGGGGCGGGGGTACGGGTTGTTCATAACGGGTGAGATTATTCGTCACCATCGGGGAAAGCTTGAAATTATCGGCAATCCACACGGTGGCACAACAGTCCGGATCGTACTGCCGGTAATCCCTCCGGGGGAGATGACGCAAGGAGAATGA
- a CDS encoding Crp/Fnr family transcriptional regulator, with protein MVRTGGGSEGGLVMASAQEGSPQADMERMLRRLPFFASLTDDELSSLRATVKKKGFAKNSMILCEEDSNRYMYIVISGKVKVIRTGSDGKERIFAMHKRGDFFGEMAMLDGKTSPAAVVALEDTSVGLIAKDDFDRYLMTNPKVVEKIIGVLCSRLREAWMMLKVLSSADAEQRVRTVLELLADTHGVNDARGTIISVKLTHKDIAGYANLARETVSRLLTSLRREDEIEILDSHQIVLKRAFRRNEAVTN; from the coding sequence ATGGTGCGGACCGGCGGCGGTTCGGAAGGAGGGCTTGTCATGGCATCTGCTCAGGAAGGAAGCCCGCAGGCCGATATGGAACGGATGCTTCGTCGTCTTCCGTTTTTTGCGTCGCTGACTGACGATGAACTCTCCTCGCTCAGGGCAACGGTCAAGAAGAAAGGTTTTGCGAAGAACTCCATGATCCTCTGCGAAGAGGATTCCAATCGTTACATGTACATCGTCATTTCCGGCAAGGTGAAGGTCATCAGGACGGGAAGCGATGGCAAAGAGCGCATTTTCGCCATGCACAAACGAGGGGACTTTTTCGGCGAGATGGCCATGCTGGACGGGAAGACCTCACCGGCGGCGGTGGTTGCCCTTGAGGATACCTCGGTTGGCTTGATTGCCAAGGATGATTTCGACCGTTACCTGATGACCAACCCGAAGGTCGTTGAAAAGATAATCGGCGTTCTCTGCTCCCGGCTGCGTGAGGCGTGGATGATGCTCAAGGTGCTGAGCAGTGCCGATGCCGAGCAACGGGTCAGAACGGTGTTGGAGCTGCTGGCCGATACTCATGGCGTGAACGATGCTCGCGGAACCATCATCAGCGTTAAACTGACCCACAAGGATATCGCCGGCTATGCCAATCTTGCCAGGGAAACGGTGAGTCGACTGCTGACATCGTTACGTAGGGAAGACGAGATAGAAATCCTCGATTCTCACCAGATCGTGCTGAAACGGGCGTTTCGCCGGAACGAAGCCGTCACCAACTAG
- a CDS encoding AI-2E family transporter encodes MTQLTRQKSILLMAGAALVLMLLAAYSLSSILLPILLALILAYVLNPLVGWLVRRKVPRVLAIVIVMAGILAVCSAVVAFLAASIQKELASVQLNLPEYAGRLYDLIPAQVKVYLDIETQDKLYAQINRLVEQLRGVSFDIAREVLAVARKAFASTLSLILSIVGYLITPVYLFYFLADLPLFKQWLLELVPLRYRDRSLGLGREIDEVLSSFIRGQLSVCAILAVLYSIGLTLIGIDLAIVIGSLSGMLFIIPYVGTIFGIVVSLMMAFLKFHDLLHPLLCLGWFAIVQGVEGAVITPAVVGNKVGLHPVVAIVALFIGGQWFGIFGMLLAVPLTAVLKVLLGSLRSWYLGTSFYRGEA; translated from the coding sequence TTGACCCAACTTACCCGACAGAAATCCATCCTGCTCATGGCCGGCGCCGCGTTGGTGCTGATGCTCCTGGCGGCCTATTCGCTGAGCTCGATCCTGCTGCCGATCCTGCTGGCGCTGATCCTGGCCTACGTGCTGAATCCACTGGTTGGTTGGCTGGTGCGCCGGAAGGTCCCGCGAGTCCTGGCAATCGTCATCGTGATGGCCGGCATTCTGGCGGTCTGCAGTGCCGTCGTTGCCTTCCTGGCCGCCTCGATCCAGAAAGAGCTGGCGAGCGTCCAGCTCAATCTGCCCGAATATGCGGGCCGCCTCTACGATTTGATCCCTGCTCAGGTCAAGGTCTATCTCGATATTGAAACCCAGGATAAACTTTATGCCCAGATCAACCGCCTGGTCGAGCAGTTGCGCGGCGTCTCCTTCGATATTGCCCGTGAAGTGCTGGCGGTGGCCAGAAAGGCGTTCGCCTCGACCCTGTCGTTGATCCTGAGTATTGTCGGCTACCTGATCACCCCGGTCTACCTGTTTTATTTCCTGGCGGATTTACCATTGTTCAAACAGTGGCTTCTCGAGCTGGTTCCGTTGCGCTATCGGGACCGGAGCCTTGGCCTGGGGCGGGAGATCGACGAGGTACTCTCTTCCTTCATTCGCGGCCAGCTGTCGGTCTGCGCCATTCTGGCGGTGCTTTACAGTATCGGACTGACCCTGATCGGCATCGACCTGGCGATCGTCATTGGCAGCCTTTCGGGGATGCTCTTCATTATCCCTTACGTCGGGACGATCTTCGGGATCGTCGTCTCGCTGATGATGGCTTTTCTCAAGTTCCACGACCTGCTCCATCCGCTCCTCTGTCTCGGCTGGTTCGCCATCGTCCAGGGAGTCGAGGGGGCGGTCATCACCCCGGCGGTGGTCGGCAACAAGGTTGGACTGCACCCGGTGGTCGCTATTGTCGCCCTTTTTATCGGCGGTCAGTGGTTCGGTATTTTCGGGATGCTGCTTGCCGTCCCGCTGACTGCCGTTCTCAAGGTGCTTCTCGGTTCGCTGCGTAGCTGGTATCTCGGTACTTCCTTCTATCGGGGGGAAGCATGA
- a CDS encoding DUF4124 domain-containing protein: MKKCLIAVALLAVLPGVRAFGETYRWVDERGIIHFTDNPENIPAKYLKRVQQLPSVTGTPQAPPPSAPETAAEPAAPARPAELRYGGMTESEWREKFTSLRQEMKALEDGLPAKRDELNALHRIWVISMGRLPTGKELQDFAKKQEEGATTVEDNPYVNKNPLSSPGRNREAYYKKLAEVQKDEARIKELQAQLAALDLEASRAGVPFPWRR, encoded by the coding sequence ATGAAAAAGTGCTTGATTGCCGTTGCATTGCTTGCGGTGCTGCCCGGGGTGCGTGCATTCGGTGAGACCTACCGCTGGGTTGACGAACGGGGAATTATTCACTTTACGGACAATCCGGAGAATATCCCGGCAAAATATCTCAAGAGAGTCCAGCAACTCCCGTCGGTGACCGGGACGCCGCAGGCCCCGCCGCCGAGCGCTCCCGAGACAGCAGCGGAGCCCGCCGCGCCGGCCCGGCCGGCAGAGCTGCGCTATGGTGGGATGACCGAAAGCGAATGGCGTGAAAAGTTCACTTCGCTGCGTCAGGAGATGAAAGCGCTGGAAGATGGGCTGCCGGCCAAGCGGGACGAATTGAATGCTCTGCATCGCATTTGGGTTATCAGCATGGGGCGCTTGCCGACGGGTAAAGAACTGCAGGATTTTGCCAAGAAGCAGGAAGAAGGGGCGACCACTGTCGAAGATAATCCTTACGTGAACAAGAATCCGCTTAGTTCGCCGGGACGTAACCGTGAGGCTTATTACAAAAAGCTTGCTGAAGTGCAGAAGGACGAGGCGCGGATCAAGGAACTGCAGGCGCAGCTTGCTGCTCTTGATCTTGAGGCGAGCCGGGCAGGTGTTCCTTTTCCCTGGCGCCGTTGA
- the mutL gene encoding DNA mismatch repair endonuclease MutL, with translation MAPRIRILPENLTNKIAAGEVVERPASVAKELVENALDAGCREVVVEIEAGGRRLIRVTDDGCGMTREDGLMALERHATSKIVTDEDLFALSTLGFRGEALPSIASVSRFTLATRERGAIEGTEIYAEGGKIREVKACGMAEGTVITVRNLFFNTPARLKFMKSSETEAGHMGDLLTRLAISRPEIRFTYLNDGKTVFRALDGSLVNRVGALLGRTVAGALYPVEMTAEGITVRGLVARPDCSRSTAGHLFTYINGRFIKDRVVQHAILQAYRNFLARGRYPVVVLFIELPAGEVDVNVHPTKHEVRFRQQGIVHDLLCGAIEETLRLTPWLRQPAAPTAPSPAARLAAVQPAAGISEQRVAEVRELLANYRPTLLPERSPFLPPVSATRPAATGAPAGASVAEGVALPGYFSSLTVIGQFHAAYIICQDGADLVLIDQHAAHERVAFERLKGQFAAGTVESQGVLFPETLELSHRESAMAREHGGELARLGFDLEDFGGTTWIVKGIPRPLAGRDYLRLLRDTLEELQGIGKSRTVAEVIEDILTRIACHSVVRGEHSLSVSEIEALFRQMDATDFSTNCPHGRPVLQRITLGEIEKMFKRS, from the coding sequence GTGGCGCCACGGATCAGGATCCTCCCCGAAAATCTGACCAACAAGATTGCCGCCGGCGAGGTGGTCGAGCGTCCCGCTTCGGTGGCCAAGGAGCTGGTGGAAAATGCCCTTGACGCCGGCTGTCGGGAGGTGGTCGTCGAGATCGAAGCCGGGGGGCGGCGGTTGATCCGGGTCACCGACGACGGCTGCGGGATGACCCGCGAAGATGGGTTGATGGCATTGGAGCGGCACGCAACGAGCAAGATTGTCACCGATGAAGATCTCTTTGCGCTCTCGACCCTCGGTTTTCGCGGTGAGGCATTGCCGTCGATCGCCTCGGTGAGCCGGTTCACCCTGGCGACCCGCGAGCGGGGCGCCATCGAGGGGACCGAGATTTATGCCGAAGGGGGGAAGATTCGCGAGGTAAAAGCCTGCGGCATGGCGGAAGGAACGGTAATCACCGTTCGCAACCTCTTTTTCAATACCCCCGCGCGGCTCAAGTTCATGAAGAGCAGTGAAACCGAAGCGGGGCACATGGGCGATCTGTTGACCCGTCTGGCCATTTCCCGGCCGGAAATCCGCTTCACCTACCTCAACGACGGCAAGACGGTCTTTCGTGCCCTGGACGGTTCGTTGGTGAACCGGGTAGGGGCGCTGCTCGGCCGGACGGTTGCCGGTGCCCTCTACCCGGTGGAGATGACGGCGGAGGGGATCACCGTCCGGGGGCTGGTGGCCCGCCCTGACTGCAGCCGTTCGACGGCGGGGCACCTCTTTACCTATATCAATGGCCGGTTCATCAAAGATCGGGTGGTACAGCACGCCATCCTCCAGGCCTATCGGAATTTCCTCGCGCGGGGACGCTACCCGGTAGTGGTGCTGTTCATCGAGTTACCTGCCGGCGAAGTGGACGTCAACGTCCATCCGACCAAGCATGAAGTCCGCTTTCGCCAGCAGGGGATCGTGCACGATCTGCTCTGCGGGGCGATCGAGGAGACACTGCGTCTTACTCCCTGGCTGCGCCAGCCGGCCGCTCCGACTGCCCCGTCGCCCGCCGCCCGCCTGGCCGCCGTCCAACCAGCCGCCGGCATCAGCGAGCAGCGGGTTGCTGAAGTGCGAGAGCTGCTAGCCAACTATCGCCCGACGCTTCTGCCGGAACGCTCGCCGTTTCTGCCGCCGGTTTCCGCGACACGGCCGGCCGCAACGGGGGCGCCTGCCGGTGCTTCTGTCGCCGAAGGTGTAGCGTTGCCGGGCTACTTCTCCTCGCTGACCGTCATTGGCCAGTTTCACGCCGCCTATATCATCTGCCAGGACGGGGCCGACCTCGTGCTCATCGATCAGCATGCCGCCCACGAACGGGTTGCCTTCGAACGGCTCAAGGGGCAGTTTGCCGCCGGCACGGTCGAGAGCCAGGGGGTGCTTTTCCCGGAAACTCTGGAGCTGTCGCATCGGGAATCGGCCATGGCACGGGAACATGGCGGCGAGCTGGCCCGGCTCGGTTTCGACCTGGAGGATTTCGGGGGGACGACCTGGATCGTCAAGGGGATTCCCCGGCCGCTGGCGGGCAGGGATTATCTGCGGCTGCTCCGGGATACGCTGGAAGAGTTGCAGGGGATCGGCAAGAGCCGCACCGTCGCCGAGGTGATCGAGGATATCCTGACCCGGATTGCCTGCCACAGCGTGGTGCGCGGCGAACACTCCTTGAGCGTCAGCGAGATCGAGGCACTGTTCCGTCAGATGGACGCGACCGACTTCTCGACCAATTGTCCCCACGGTCGGCCGGTGTTGCAACGGATCACCCTTGGCGAAATCGAAAAAATGTTCAAGAGAAGCTGA
- the miaA gene encoding tRNA (adenosine(37)-N6)-dimethylallyltransferase MiaA, producing the protein MNPAAAERVKLVVIQGPTASGKSELAVRLAEQWNGEIINADSMQVYRGMDIGTAKPSAELRRRVPHHLLDIVDPDYNFSAADFQARATAAIADIHRRGRRAFVVGGTGLYLKALTRGLVDSPRGEGALRQELEERFDREGGELLLRELALADPATAERLHPNDRVRIVRALEVFLLTGRPFSTFHEEHRFAEEPYECLNLGLMVDREVLYRRVEERVEAMLAAGLVNEVRRLLAAGYSPELKALRSIGYKEVCAALAGEYPWEEAVRLIKRDTRRYAKRQLTWFKRETAIIWVEYPKNFASISNIVMGFYH; encoded by the coding sequence ATGAATCCCGCAGCCGCCGAGCGGGTCAAGTTGGTCGTCATCCAGGGACCGACGGCATCGGGGAAGTCGGAGTTAGCCGTCCGTCTCGCCGAACAGTGGAATGGCGAAATCATCAACGCCGATTCGATGCAGGTCTACCGGGGGATGGATATCGGCACTGCCAAGCCGTCGGCAGAATTGCGCCGGCGGGTGCCGCACCATCTCCTCGACATCGTCGATCCTGACTACAACTTTTCCGCCGCCGATTTCCAGGCGCGGGCCACGGCGGCCATTGCCGACATTCATCGCCGGGGACGGCGGGCGTTCGTGGTTGGTGGTACCGGCCTCTATCTCAAAGCCCTGACCCGGGGGCTGGTCGATTCCCCCCGCGGTGAAGGGGCGCTGCGCCAGGAACTTGAAGAGCGTTTCGATCGGGAGGGGGGGGAGCTGCTGCTCCGGGAGCTGGCGCTGGCCGACCCGGCAACTGCTGAGCGGCTCCATCCCAATGATCGGGTGCGGATCGTCCGGGCACTGGAGGTTTTCCTGCTGACCGGTCGGCCCTTTTCGACTTTCCATGAGGAACACCGCTTCGCTGAAGAACCTTACGAGTGTCTCAACCTCGGCCTGATGGTCGATCGGGAGGTCCTCTACCGGCGGGTGGAGGAGCGGGTGGAGGCGATGCTTGCCGCCGGGCTGGTCAACGAGGTGCGGCGCCTGCTGGCGGCCGGTTATTCACCCGAACTGAAGGCGTTGCGCTCCATCGGCTACAAGGAAGTGTGCGCCGCCCTGGCGGGTGAATACCCTTGGGAGGAAGCGGTACGTCTCATCAAACGGGATACCCGTCGCTATGCTAAACGCCAGCTCACCTGGTTCAAAAGGGAAACTGCAATAATCTGGGTTGAATATCCGAAGAACTTTGCTAGTATAAGTAACATTGTTATGGGATTTTATCATTAA
- a CDS encoding cytochrome c3 family protein yields the protein MKHPYIFLAAILIALCPLTSQAKETKDIIYKLKYGQPVVFSHDIHLAKYNNNCRICHMTIFNLKGQRHFTMAEMEKGKSCGACHTGYTAFSVAKESDCTRCHTGKPFSVTYRVKGATEVVFSHENHLSMLGATACKSCHNGKVITGKERNVTMAQMEKGKTCGACHDGKTAFTVAGNCGNCHKGMTPPKVVSFKIKGVADAAFSHEIHTGMYKCSDCHTKIFQYKTGAKHYTMADMAKGKSCGACHNGKDAFASTGDCTKCHPTLKPGVEIFKTSMGEASFSHEFHLGMYKCADCHTKVFKYKRGGAPATMADMEKGKSCGTCHNGNDAFSVKDDCGKCHKM from the coding sequence ATGAAGCACCCTTATATCTTTCTGGCCGCGATCCTAATCGCGCTCTGCCCGCTCACTTCCCAGGCGAAAGAGACAAAAGACATCATCTACAAACTCAAATACGGCCAGCCGGTCGTATTCAGCCACGACATACACTTGGCCAAGTATAACAATAACTGTCGTATTTGCCATATGACGATCTTTAACCTGAAAGGCCAGCGTCATTTCACTATGGCCGAGATGGAAAAAGGAAAGTCATGCGGCGCCTGCCACACCGGCTACACAGCTTTCAGCGTTGCCAAGGAAAGCGACTGCACCCGCTGCCACACCGGCAAGCCATTTTCGGTAACCTACCGGGTAAAAGGAGCGACAGAGGTGGTCTTTTCACACGAAAACCACCTGTCGATGCTGGGCGCCACAGCTTGCAAGAGCTGCCATAACGGCAAAGTGATCACCGGCAAGGAACGCAACGTCACCATGGCCCAGATGGAAAAAGGGAAGACCTGCGGCGCCTGTCATGACGGGAAAACCGCTTTCACCGTCGCCGGCAACTGTGGCAACTGTCATAAGGGGATGACGCCGCCGAAGGTGGTTTCGTTCAAGATAAAAGGCGTTGCCGACGCGGCATTCAGCCACGAGATTCATACCGGCATGTACAAGTGCAGCGATTGCCACACCAAGATTTTCCAATACAAGACTGGCGCTAAACATTACACCATGGCCGACATGGCCAAGGGTAAATCATGCGGCGCCTGCCACAACGGCAAGGATGCCTTCGCCTCTACGGGGGACTGCACGAAATGCCACCCGACGCTCAAACCGGGCGTTGAAATCTTCAAGACTAGCATGGGCGAAGCCAGTTTCAGCCATGAATTCCATCTCGGCATGTACAAATGCGCCGACTGCCACACCAAGGTCTTCAAATACAAGCGCGGCGGGGCTCCGGCAACGATGGCCGATATGGAAAAAGGGAAATCGTGCGGCACCTGCCACAACGGTAACGATGCCTTCAGCGTTAAAGACGATTGTGGCAAATGTCACAAGATGTGA
- a CDS encoding PEP-CTERM sorting domain-containing protein has protein sequence MKRILAIFAAICCFAASTALAVPISGSLNFAGASSYLGGTTPSTATGIDFLLGFTLLGNEGDYAAIPSGTMVTFQDFYFSPTLSPNPVSPLWTFTYNGITYDFVMTSVTSSVSPDGSSLTLVGSGTLGITGFDDTPGNWIFTTQGNSAVGTFSATSAVPEPGTIVLLGVGLIGVGLYRRSKKA, from the coding sequence ATGAAAAGGATTTTAGCGATATTTGCCGCAATTTGCTGCTTTGCAGCGTCAACCGCTCTGGCGGTACCCATTTCGGGCAGTCTCAATTTTGCCGGCGCCAGCTCCTACCTGGGCGGCACCACCCCGTCAACTGCCACCGGCATCGATTTCCTGCTGGGATTCACGCTGCTCGGTAACGAGGGAGATTACGCCGCCATCCCTTCCGGGACCATGGTAACCTTCCAGGACTTCTATTTCAGCCCGACGTTAAGCCCGAACCCGGTATCGCCACTCTGGACATTCACTTACAACGGCATTACCTATGACTTCGTAATGACTTCGGTCACGTCTTCGGTTTCGCCCGATGGCTCGTCGCTGACGCTGGTCGGTTCCGGAACGCTCGGTATCACCGGTTTCGATGATACCCCGGGGAACTGGATTTTCACCACCCAGGGGAATTCAGCCGTTGGAACATTCTCCGCCACGTCCGCTGTACCCGAACCGGGGACAATCGTTCTCCTCGGTGTCGGCCTGATTGGCGTCGGGCTGTACCGCCGCAGCAAAAAAGCCTAA
- the hfq gene encoding RNA chaperone Hfq encodes MAKAPFNIQDQYLNQSRKERVKVVVRLMSGEKLEGYIKSFDNFSVLMEIQGDILIYKHAISSITSVDGNFRLHQ; translated from the coding sequence ATGGCGAAAGCACCATTCAACATCCAGGACCAATATCTGAACCAGTCGCGCAAGGAGCGGGTGAAGGTGGTCGTTCGGCTCATGTCGGGTGAAAAGCTGGAGGGGTATATCAAGTCATTCGACAATTTTTCCGTTTTGATGGAGATCCAGGGCGACATCCTGATCTATAAACACGCGATTTCTTCCATTACCTCGGTTGACGGAAATTTCCGTCTGCATCAATAA
- a CDS encoding DUF512 domain-containing protein produces the protein MSGLLVESVVPGSIAEEMEIEPGDRLLAINGQPLRDIIDYNYYTADEEMVLDLRKPSGEEWEIEIERDSGEPLGLIFAAPTPTQCGNKCVFCFVHQLPKGLRRPLYVKDEDYRLSFLYGNYVTLSNIGRDELARIIEQRLSPLYISVHATNPALREQLLGRTGILPILSVMEELAAARITMHTQVVLCPGLNDGAELERTVNDLAALRPWVASLAIVPVGLTSHRQGLPDLQPVTAAYAERFIDRWQPEAVRLAKRFGEPFLFLADEFFIKAGVPFPPLAGYGDLPQIENGVGMIPLFLDQANRVLRRARPLKPITVTAATGESPYRYLADFLAGLSQKTGCTVVPVAIPNRLFGETVTVTGLVAGRDIIAELAERELGAAVVIPDVMLKEGEGVFLDDLTVADLEVALHTRVVVAEATPAGIYDMLRQLAKDSSRR, from the coding sequence ATGAGCGGGCTGTTGGTTGAGAGCGTCGTACCGGGGAGCATCGCCGAGGAGATGGAAATCGAGCCTGGTGATCGGTTGCTGGCAATCAATGGCCAGCCGTTGCGCGATATCATCGACTACAATTATTACACCGCCGATGAAGAGATGGTTCTCGACCTGCGCAAGCCCTCAGGCGAAGAGTGGGAGATCGAAATCGAGCGTGACAGCGGTGAGCCGCTTGGCCTGATCTTCGCTGCCCCGACACCTACCCAGTGCGGCAACAAATGCGTCTTCTGCTTTGTCCACCAGCTCCCCAAGGGGTTGCGCCGCCCGCTGTACGTAAAGGACGAGGACTACCGCCTCTCTTTTCTCTACGGCAACTACGTGACCCTGTCGAATATCGGTCGCGACGAACTGGCCCGGATCATCGAGCAGCGACTTTCGCCGCTCTATATTTCGGTCCACGCCACAAATCCGGCACTGCGGGAACAATTGCTCGGTCGCACGGGAATTCTGCCGATCCTCTCGGTTATGGAGGAGTTGGCAGCTGCCCGTATTACCATGCATACCCAGGTGGTACTCTGTCCCGGGCTGAATGACGGTGCCGAGCTGGAGCGGACCGTCAACGACCTGGCGGCGCTACGGCCGTGGGTTGCCTCCCTGGCTATCGTCCCGGTCGGGCTGACCAGTCACCGTCAGGGACTGCCCGACTTGCAGCCGGTTACCGCGGCCTATGCCGAACGGTTCATCGACCGCTGGCAGCCGGAAGCGGTCCGGCTGGCCAAGCGGTTCGGCGAGCCGTTTCTCTTTCTAGCCGATGAGTTTTTCATCAAGGCGGGGGTACCGTTTCCCCCCTTGGCTGGCTATGGCGACCTGCCCCAGATCGAAAACGGCGTCGGGATGATCCCGCTCTTTCTCGATCAGGCCAACCGGGTGCTCAGGCGGGCCCGCCCGCTGAAACCGATAACCGTCACTGCGGCGACTGGCGAGTCCCCGTACCGTTATCTCGCAGATTTCCTTGCTGGCCTGTCACAAAAGACCGGTTGCACAGTTGTGCCGGTGGCGATCCCTAATCGATTGTTCGGTGAGACGGTAACCGTCACCGGTCTGGTGGCCGGGCGGGATATCATCGCTGAACTTGCGGAGCGGGAACTGGGTGCGGCTGTTGTGATTCCCGATGTGATGCTGAAGGAAGGTGAGGGAGTGTTTCTCGATGATCTGACCGTCGCCGATCTGGAAGTCGCTCTGCACACCAGGGTGGTCGTTGCCGAAGCGACGCCGGCCGGAATTTACGATATGCTGCGGCAGTTGGCTAAGGATTCGTCACGCCGGTAA